A single region of the Triticum dicoccoides isolate Atlit2015 ecotype Zavitan chromosome 2B, WEW_v2.0, whole genome shotgun sequence genome encodes:
- the LOC119365534 gene encoding secretory carrier-associated membrane protein 6-like, translated as MHHDPNPFDEGTAGDENPFSNGGGRGGKQQHGFRPTEPVGFGGGGSRGDATVDVPLGNMGDSNGKARELSSWESDLRRREADIKRREESLKNAGVPMEEKNWPPFFPIIHHDIANEIPANVQKLQYLAFASWLGIVLCLSWNFIAVIVCWIKEGDSKLFFLATIYALLGIPLSYLMWYRPLYRAMRTNSAFSFGWFFLCYLIHIGFCIIAAIAPPIVFQGKSLTGILAAIDTFSEHLIIGIFYFVGFALFCLETLLSIGVLQKVYMYFRGHK; from the exons ATGCATCACGACCCCAACCCCTTCGACGAGGGCACCGCCGGCGACGAGAACCCCTTCTCC AATGGAGGAGGCCGCGGCGGGAAGCAGCAGCACGGCTTCCGGCCGACCGAGCCCgtcggcttcggcggcggcggcagcaggggCGACGCCACCGTCGACGTGCCCCTCGGCAACATGGGC GACTCGAATGGCAAGGCGAGGGAGCTCTCGTCGTGGGAATCAGATCTGAGGCGGCGTGAGGCG GATATCAAAAGGAGGGAGGAGTCGCTGAAGAATG CTGGAGTGCCCATGGAGGAGAAGAATTGGCCACCTTTTTTCCCGATTATCCACCATGACATCGCCAATGAGATACCTGCCAACGTGCAGAAGTTACAGTATCTGGCGTTTGCAAGCTGGCTTG GAATTGTGCTCTGCCTGTCCTGGAACTTTATTGCTGTCATAGTCTGCTGGATCAAGGAGGGAG ATTCAAAGCTGTTCTTCCTTGCTACAATCTATGCTTTGCTTGGAATTCCCCTTTCTTACTTGATGTGGTATCGACCCCTCTATCGTGCAATGAG GACTAACAGTGCATTCAGTTTTGGATGGTTTTTCCTGTGTTATCTG ATCCACATTGGTTTTTGCATAATTGCTGCCATTGCTCCGCCAATTGTATTCCAAGGGAAATCATTAAC GGGCATATTGGCCGCGATCGACACTTTCTCTGAGCATTTGATAATTGGG ATCTTCTACTTCGTGGGGTTTGCACTATTTTGCTTGGAGACACTGCTGAGCATCGGGGTTCTTCAG AAAGTATACATGTACTTCCGAGGGCATAAGTGA